One window from the genome of Actinoplanes teichomyceticus ATCC 31121 encodes:
- a CDS encoding STAS domain-containing protein, which yields MRAIITEHRPDVAVLHLRGELDADSAGALHTVLSDLLKRPVPRIVVDLTDLKFCDSIGLSAFITSKEVIVSRGGWLSFAGPRPFMAQLLETIGLSRYFAIFPEVDDAIAAGQL from the coding sequence ATGCGGGCCATCATCACCGAGCACCGACCCGACGTCGCCGTGCTCCATCTCCGGGGTGAGCTCGACGCCGACTCCGCCGGCGCGCTGCACACCGTGCTCTCCGATCTGCTGAAACGACCGGTGCCCCGGATCGTGGTGGACCTGACCGACCTCAAGTTCTGCGACTCGATCGGGTTGAGCGCGTTCATCACCAGCAAGGAGGTGATCGTGAGCCGGGGCGGCTGGCTCAGCTTCGCCGGGCCGAGGCCGTTCATGGCCCAGCTGCTGGAGACGATCGGGTTGAGCCGATATTTCGCGATCTTCCCGGAGGTCGACGACGCGATAGCGGCCGGTCAGCTGTAG